Proteins encoded within one genomic window of Thermoleophilaceae bacterium:
- the mscL gene encoding large conductance mechanosensitive channel protein MscL, translating into MFKEFRDFIIRGNLVDLAVAVVIGTAFGALVTALVADFITPLIAALGGQPDFSGLTFTINDSVFRYGHFINALIAFLIIAAVVFFFVIKPVNALLSRMKSEPPVDEPTRNCPECLSEIPVRANRCAFCTAQVGPAPSGAGAA; encoded by the coding sequence ATGTTCAAGGAGTTTCGTGACTTCATCATCCGCGGCAACCTCGTCGATCTGGCGGTGGCTGTCGTGATCGGCACTGCGTTCGGCGCCCTGGTCACGGCGCTGGTGGCCGATTTCATCACGCCGCTCATCGCGGCGCTAGGAGGACAGCCCGACTTCTCCGGGCTGACCTTCACGATCAACGACTCGGTGTTCCGCTACGGGCACTTCATCAATGCGCTGATCGCCTTCCTGATCATCGCCGCCGTGGTGTTCTTCTTCGTCATCAAGCCGGTGAACGCCCTGCTCTCGAGGATGAAGAGCGAGCCACCTGTGGACGAGCCGACGAGGAACTGCCCGGAATGCCTGAGCGAGATTCCGGTGCGGGCCAACCGCTGCGCGTTCTGCACCGCGCAGGTGGGCCCCGCGCCTAGCGGCGCCGGCGCCGCCTGA
- a CDS encoding alpha/beta hydrolase, with amino-acid sequence MSSVTLPQGTVHYAESGSGRPLVFVHGLLVNGSLWRKVVPLLEGDFRCIVPELPLGSHRSALTDPDAASPPGVAKLVADFIAALELEDVVLVGNDTGGAISQIVAADHPERLGALVLTPCDAYENFLPPAFRPLQWLAHVPGALTGILQGMRIGAIRRSPLGYGMLLKRPDPQVLEGWARPSLEDPAVRRDAVSFLKRIDKRYTLEAAEKLKSFPHPVLLAWAPEDRFFKLKFAERLAADIPDARLERVEDSRTFMSEDQPERLAELIAAFARAPQGQPASSG; translated from the coding sequence ATGAGCTCCGTCACGCTTCCCCAAGGCACCGTCCACTACGCGGAGTCCGGCTCCGGCCGGCCGCTGGTCTTCGTCCACGGCCTGCTGGTGAACGGCTCGCTGTGGCGCAAGGTCGTGCCGCTGCTCGAGGGCGACTTCCGCTGCATCGTTCCCGAGCTGCCGCTCGGGTCGCACCGGAGCGCGCTGACCGACCCGGATGCCGCGTCGCCCCCGGGCGTGGCCAAGCTGGTGGCCGACTTCATCGCGGCCCTGGAGCTCGAGGACGTCGTGCTCGTGGGCAACGACACCGGCGGGGCCATCTCCCAGATCGTGGCGGCCGACCACCCCGAGCGGCTCGGCGCGCTCGTGCTCACCCCCTGCGACGCGTACGAGAACTTCCTGCCGCCCGCCTTCCGGCCGCTGCAGTGGCTCGCGCATGTGCCCGGCGCGCTCACGGGAATCCTCCAGGGCATGCGGATCGGGGCCATCCGCCGCTCGCCGCTGGGCTACGGGATGCTGCTCAAGCGGCCCGACCCGCAGGTGCTCGAGGGCTGGGCGCGCCCGTCGCTCGAGGACCCCGCCGTGCGTCGCGACGCCGTCAGCTTCCTCAAGCGCATCGACAAGCGCTACACGCTGGAGGCGGCGGAGAAGCTCAAGTCGTTCCCCCACCCCGTGCTGCTTGCGTGGGCGCCCGAGGACCGCTTCTTCAAGCTGAAGTTCGCCGAGCGGTTGGCCGCGGACATCCCGGACGCGCGCCTCGAGCGGGTCGAGGACTCGCGGACGTTCATGTCCGAGGACCAGCCGGAGCGCCTGGCCGAGCTAATCGCGGCCTTCGCGCGCGCTCCGCAGGGTCAGCCGGCCAGCTCGGGCTGA
- a CDS encoding DUF5995 family protein: MALIALGAALAPVAHADHSDANPPWPSLLPTLPVTTAVQPHAVPGCPEPTIACVDDLLVRLDAQWRELDAACDHRVLFSRSYFRITEELRRDLARERPELFRYPEWMIPLIAEFSNSYFAAYEGWEAGRPIPGAWQVAFDAAAHDDVSAGQDVLLGSNAHVQHDLPLALAEMGLRTPSGDSRKPDHDAINTVNTRLFDELEDEYAERYDPSFTLIDMKPLPLDELGSMELVKVWREGAWRSAERLLLARTPAERRGVEEQIELTSRIWAEVIRAGELPGYRGVRDAHCRAAQAGL; the protein is encoded by the coding sequence GTGGCGCTAATCGCACTCGGCGCCGCGCTCGCCCCGGTGGCGCACGCGGACCACTCCGACGCCAACCCGCCCTGGCCGTCGCTGCTCCCCACCCTGCCCGTGACAACCGCCGTCCAGCCCCACGCCGTGCCGGGCTGCCCGGAGCCCACGATCGCCTGCGTGGACGACCTGCTCGTCCGGCTCGACGCGCAGTGGCGCGAGCTCGACGCCGCATGCGACCACCGGGTGCTGTTCTCGCGCAGCTACTTCCGGATCACCGAGGAGCTGCGGCGCGATCTCGCCCGTGAGCGGCCCGAGCTGTTCCGCTATCCCGAGTGGATGATCCCGCTGATCGCCGAGTTCTCGAACAGCTACTTCGCCGCGTACGAGGGCTGGGAGGCGGGCCGGCCGATCCCCGGCGCGTGGCAGGTGGCCTTCGACGCCGCGGCGCACGATGACGTGAGCGCCGGCCAGGACGTGCTGCTCGGCAGCAATGCGCATGTGCAGCACGACCTCCCCCTGGCCTTGGCCGAGATGGGCCTGCGCACGCCCTCGGGTGACTCGCGCAAGCCCGACCACGACGCGATCAACACCGTCAACACCCGCCTGTTCGACGAGCTCGAGGACGAGTACGCGGAGCGCTACGACCCGAGCTTCACGCTCATCGACATGAAGCCCCTGCCGCTCGACGAGCTGGGGTCGATGGAGCTCGTGAAGGTGTGGCGTGAGGGCGCGTGGCGCAGCGCCGAGCGCCTGCTGCTGGCGCGAACGCCCGCCGAGCGGCGGGGTGTGGAGGAGCAGATCGAGCTGACCTCGCGGATCTGGGCGGAGGTCATCCGGGCGGGAGAGCTGCCGGGCTACCGCGGCGTGCGCGACGCTCACTGCCGCGCGGCGCAGGCGGGCCTTTAG
- a CDS encoding SRPBCC family protein, giving the protein MATLAWESLIAAPPETVWEVLTDHRGYADITPVRRVDLEREGQPAPNGVGAVRVLRLAGPPIREEVIEFDAPRRFSYRLLSGAPVRDHVGAVTLEPVPQGTRMSYRVDTTPTLPLAGAAVVGVFRLAVGRLVSGVVRESERRAAAAR; this is encoded by the coding sequence ATGGCCACGCTCGCATGGGAATCGCTCATCGCCGCCCCGCCCGAGACGGTGTGGGAGGTGCTCACGGACCATCGCGGCTACGCGGACATCACACCGGTCCGCCGCGTGGACCTCGAGCGTGAGGGCCAGCCCGCGCCGAACGGCGTGGGCGCGGTCCGGGTGCTTCGCCTGGCGGGGCCGCCGATACGCGAGGAGGTCATCGAGTTCGACGCTCCCAGGCGCTTCTCGTATCGCCTGCTCTCGGGCGCGCCGGTGCGCGACCACGTGGGCGCCGTGACACTCGAGCCCGTCCCGCAGGGAACGCGTATGAGCTACCGGGTCGACACCACGCCCACGCTGCCGCTCGCCGGCGCCGCCGTCGTGGGGGTCTTCAGGCTCGCGGTCGGGCGCCTGGTGAGCGGCGTCGTGCGGGAGTCCGAACGCAGGGCGGCCGCCGCCCGCTGA
- a CDS encoding crotonase/enoyl-CoA hydratase family protein, producing the protein MAEEAVLTQRRGRVLLITLNRPDARNAVNGALAEGVASALGELDTEDELQAGVLTGAGKGFSAGMDLKAFVRGESPFVEGRGFAGIVQGPPRKPLIAAIEGFAVAGGLEIALACDLIVAARGAKLGIPEVKRSLVAAGGALIHLPRRIPYHVAMELALTGDPIDAERGAQLGLVNRLAEPGGAVDAALELAEAVARNGPLALDASKRLLRESLDWSEEEAWRRQGEIAGPVLVSEDAREGATAFAEKRDPVWRGR; encoded by the coding sequence TTGGCCGAGGAAGCCGTCCTCACCCAGCGCCGCGGGCGCGTCCTGCTCATCACGCTCAACCGCCCCGACGCCCGCAATGCCGTCAACGGCGCGCTGGCCGAGGGCGTGGCGTCCGCGCTCGGCGAGCTCGACACCGAAGACGAGCTGCAGGCGGGCGTGCTCACCGGCGCGGGCAAGGGCTTCAGCGCCGGCATGGACCTCAAGGCCTTCGTGCGCGGGGAGAGCCCCTTCGTGGAGGGCCGCGGCTTCGCCGGGATCGTGCAGGGCCCGCCGCGCAAGCCGCTGATCGCCGCGATCGAGGGCTTCGCCGTGGCCGGCGGCCTCGAGATCGCGCTGGCCTGCGACCTGATCGTGGCGGCGCGCGGCGCCAAGCTGGGCATCCCCGAGGTCAAGCGCAGCCTGGTGGCGGCCGGCGGCGCGCTCATCCACCTGCCGCGGCGGATCCCCTACCACGTGGCGATGGAGCTGGCTTTGACCGGCGACCCGATCGACGCCGAGCGCGGCGCGCAGCTCGGGCTGGTGAACCGCCTGGCCGAGCCGGGCGGGGCCGTGGACGCCGCGCTCGAGCTGGCCGAGGCGGTGGCCCGCAACGGCCCGCTCGCCCTCGACGCCTCCAAGCGGCTGCTGCGCGAGTCGCTGGATTGGAGCGAGGAGGAGGCGTGGCGGCGCCAGGGCGAGATCGCCGGGCCCGTGCTCGTCTCCGAGGACGCCCGCGAGGGCGCCACCGCGTTCGCCGAGAAGCGCGACCCGGTCTGGCGCGGTCGCTAG
- a CDS encoding lysophospholipid acyltransferase family protein: protein MTNEEAHRLAREKGVSRPLYFVVRMLITPFLRLWFRMHIGGAEHVPAGGAAIVAPNHKSFFDSFFIALATKRHLRFMGKTELFEGGKGRLLVRLGAFPVRRGESDADALETAREILRQGGLLALFPEGTRVRDPATLGSPRRGAGRLAIEAGAPLIPAAITGTERLFWHGIPKPRRVQVSFGEPIDVRQLESTPEAATEVVEGTLWPEVESQYGRLLARPTLIAAALAALGVGGGLAVRRRRRR, encoded by the coding sequence GTGACCAACGAGGAGGCCCACCGCCTCGCCCGCGAGAAGGGCGTGTCGCGACCGCTCTACTTCGTCGTGCGGATGCTCATCACGCCGTTCCTACGGCTGTGGTTCCGCATGCACATCGGTGGCGCCGAGCACGTGCCGGCCGGTGGCGCGGCCATCGTCGCGCCCAACCACAAGAGCTTCTTCGACTCGTTCTTCATAGCGCTCGCCACCAAGCGGCACCTGCGCTTCATGGGCAAGACCGAGCTGTTCGAGGGCGGCAAGGGCCGCCTTCTCGTGCGGCTGGGCGCATTCCCGGTGCGCCGCGGCGAATCCGACGCCGACGCACTCGAGACTGCCCGGGAGATCCTGCGCCAGGGCGGACTGCTCGCGCTCTTCCCCGAGGGCACGCGCGTGCGCGACCCGGCCACGCTCGGCTCGCCGCGGCGCGGCGCGGGACGGCTGGCCATCGAGGCGGGCGCCCCGCTCATCCCGGCGGCGATCACCGGCACCGAACGGCTCTTCTGGCACGGGATCCCCAAGCCCCGGCGCGTGCAGGTGTCATTCGGCGAGCCCATCGACGTGCGGCAGCTCGAGTCCACGCCCGAGGCTGCGACCGAGGTGGTGGAGGGCACGCTGTGGCCGGAGGTCGAGAGCCAGTATGGGCGGCTGCTGGCGCGACCGACGCTGATCGCCGCGGCGCTGGCGGCGCTCGGCGTCGGGGGCGGGCTGGCGGTCAGGCGGCGCCGGCGCCGCTAG
- a CDS encoding NUDIX domain-containing protein translates to MTPSTGILARGPWTPERVEVAWRDDRYEPPADVEREADAAIAALRDRGSPCHDGLAARLAGFEAADGRLALELQPSRWALRLVEGEGAAGSLTALCVVRSEDGRWLAGRRAAWLSSWANRWALGAGGAVEVGESPALTLSRELEEEWQLTPVDLSVEALVALPTGLTMVVGMATVADGGQPVPDAEHDEFAWWPPEIDRWPDEADARLRLMGSLLVAA, encoded by the coding sequence GTGACACCCTCGACCGGCATCCTCGCGCGCGGGCCCTGGACGCCGGAGCGTGTGGAGGTCGCCTGGCGCGACGACCGCTACGAGCCGCCCGCCGACGTCGAGCGCGAGGCCGACGCCGCCATCGCCGCGCTGCGCGACCGCGGCTCGCCCTGCCACGACGGCCTGGCGGCTCGGCTCGCCGGCTTCGAAGCGGCCGACGGCCGGCTGGCGCTCGAGCTCCAGCCGTCGCGCTGGGCGCTGCGGCTCGTGGAAGGAGAAGGAGCCGCCGGCAGCCTCACCGCGCTCTGCGTCGTGCGCTCGGAGGACGGCCGCTGGCTGGCGGGCCGCCGGGCCGCGTGGCTCTCGTCGTGGGCCAACCGCTGGGCGCTCGGAGCGGGCGGTGCGGTGGAGGTGGGCGAGAGCCCGGCGCTCACTCTCTCCCGTGAGCTGGAGGAGGAGTGGCAGCTCACCCCGGTCGACCTCAGCGTCGAGGCACTGGTGGCGCTGCCGACCGGGCTCACCATGGTCGTGGGCATGGCCACCGTGGCCGACGGCGGCCAGCCGGTGCCCGACGCCGAGCACGACGAGTTCGCCTGGTGGCCGCCGGAGATCGACCGCTGGCCCGATGAGGCCGACGCCCGCCTGCGGCTGATGGGCTCCCTGCTCGTCGCGGCGTGA
- a CDS encoding UDP-N-acetylmuramate dehydrogenase: protein MTAGAPLAPLTTLRLGGAAERFLRAATEEELVAAVREADAAGEPVLVLAGGSNVVIADAGVPGTVVHVATRGVERGELPDGRATLAVQAGEDWDGVVAAAVADGLAGVECLSGIPGSAGATPIQNVGAYGQEVSATIASVRVLDRRGGEVVELGPQDCGFAYRTSAFKGRDTHLVLAATFALERPGASEPIRYPELARRLGVEIGDRAPLADVRRAVLGLRRRKGMVIDPDDPDSVSAGSFFTNPILDMDAAGRLERRVAERLGPDARPPAWPEPDGRVKTSAAWLIERAGFQRGYGSGRVGLSGKHTLALVNRGGATTAELVALAREIASGVREAFGVALAPEPVFVGHEW from the coding sequence ATGACGGCCGGCGCCCCTCTCGCCCCCCTCACCACGCTGCGCCTGGGCGGCGCGGCGGAACGGTTCCTGCGCGCGGCCACCGAGGAGGAGCTGGTGGCCGCGGTGCGCGAGGCCGACGCCGCGGGCGAGCCGGTGCTGGTGCTCGCGGGCGGCAGCAACGTCGTGATCGCAGACGCCGGCGTGCCCGGCACCGTGGTGCACGTGGCCACCCGCGGAGTGGAGCGCGGCGAGCTGCCGGACGGCCGCGCCACGCTCGCGGTGCAGGCGGGCGAGGACTGGGACGGAGTGGTGGCCGCCGCGGTGGCCGACGGGCTGGCGGGCGTCGAGTGCCTGTCGGGGATCCCCGGATCGGCCGGCGCCACGCCGATCCAGAACGTGGGCGCCTACGGTCAGGAGGTCTCGGCCACGATCGCGTCCGTGCGGGTGCTCGACCGCCGCGGCGGCGAGGTGGTGGAGCTGGGGCCCCAGGACTGCGGCTTCGCCTACCGCACGAGCGCGTTCAAGGGGCGCGACACCCACCTCGTGCTCGCGGCCACCTTCGCGCTCGAGCGCCCGGGGGCGTCCGAGCCCATCCGCTACCCGGAGCTCGCTCGCAGGCTCGGGGTCGAGATCGGGGACCGGGCGCCGCTGGCCGATGTCCGCCGGGCGGTGCTCGGCCTGCGCCGCCGCAAGGGCATGGTGATCGACCCCGACGACCCCGACTCGGTGAGCGCCGGGTCCTTCTTCACCAACCCGATCCTCGACATGGACGCCGCCGGCCGGCTGGAGCGCCGGGTGGCAGAGCGGCTGGGCCCGGACGCGCGCCCGCCCGCGTGGCCCGAGCCCGACGGCCGCGTGAAGACCTCCGCGGCCTGGCTGATCGAGCGCGCAGGCTTCCAGCGCGGCTACGGCTCCGGGCGCGTGGGCCTCTCGGGGAAGCACACGCTGGCGCTCGTGAACCGCGGCGGCGCCACCACCGCCGAGCTCGTGGCGCTGGCACGCGAGATCGCGAGCGGGGTGCGAGAGGCATTCGGCGTCGCGCTCGCGCCCGAGCCGGTGTTCGTGGGCCACGAGTGGTGA
- a CDS encoding exodeoxyribonuclease III: MRVVSWNVNSLKVRLPRVLELLEQYRPDVLLMQETKCAADAFPLLELEAAGYQAAHHSAGRWAGVAVATPVATPIEDVCFGLAGEPAVDEARWVEADVAGVRVASVYVPNGREVGSPPFLDKLRFFEAVAERVRRHDGPLLVAGDFNVCPADVDVYEPAAFAGQTHVTPEERERHAAILDAGLVDAFRHLHPDEVAYTWWDYRQGHFHRGLGLRIDAILVTPGLADRLERCGIDRAYRKGAKPSDHAPLFAQLSGDGPLTGPPVPDAGDSKQT; the protein is encoded by the coding sequence GTGCGCGTAGTCAGCTGGAACGTCAACTCGCTGAAGGTGCGGCTCCCGCGGGTGCTCGAGCTGCTCGAGCAGTACCGGCCGGACGTGCTGCTGATGCAGGAGACGAAGTGCGCGGCGGACGCCTTCCCGCTGCTGGAGCTCGAGGCGGCCGGCTACCAGGCGGCGCACCACAGCGCGGGCCGGTGGGCCGGAGTTGCCGTGGCGACGCCGGTGGCCACGCCGATCGAGGACGTGTGCTTCGGGCTGGCCGGCGAGCCCGCGGTGGACGAGGCGCGCTGGGTGGAGGCGGACGTGGCGGGGGTGCGCGTGGCCAGCGTGTACGTGCCCAACGGGCGCGAGGTGGGCTCGCCGCCGTTCCTCGACAAGCTGCGCTTTTTCGAGGCGGTCGCCGAGCGGGTGCGCCGGCACGATGGCCCGTTGCTCGTGGCCGGGGACTTCAACGTCTGCCCCGCCGACGTCGACGTGTACGAGCCCGCGGCGTTCGCGGGCCAGACGCACGTCACCCCCGAGGAGCGCGAGCGCCACGCCGCCATCCTGGACGCCGGACTGGTGGACGCGTTCCGCCACCTCCACCCGGACGAGGTTGCCTACACCTGGTGGGACTACCGCCAGGGCCACTTCCACCGCGGGCTGGGCCTGCGCATCGACGCGATCCTCGTGACCCCCGGCCTGGCGGACCGGCTGGAGCGCTGCGGCATCGACCGCGCCTACCGCAAGGGCGCCAAGCCCTCCGACCACGCGCCGCTGTTCGCGCAGCTGAGCGGCGACGGCCCGCTCACGGGCCCGCCCGTGCCGGACGCCGGCGACTCGAAGCAGACCTGA
- a CDS encoding YceH family protein, with protein MDLGPVEIRVLGCLVEKQRTTPDAYPLTLNALRLACNQSTNRDPVVDYEEGAIRDAAQSLGRRRLARLASGHTTRTTKYRHLLDEALGLPPGELAVLGLLMLRGAQTPGELKGRADRLHAFADLAGVEEALDGLIGRGHAARLERRPGQKEQRYAHLLGADADAVAAEVPVPAPQAEPAAPPPPAGPGLDERVARVEAEVAELRAALDALRRDLGA; from the coding sequence GTGGACCTCGGCCCGGTCGAGATCCGCGTGCTCGGCTGCCTCGTCGAGAAGCAGCGCACGACCCCGGATGCGTACCCGCTCACGCTCAACGCGCTGCGACTGGCCTGCAACCAGTCCACCAACCGCGACCCGGTGGTGGACTACGAGGAGGGCGCGATCCGCGACGCCGCCCAGAGCCTGGGCCGGCGGCGCCTGGCCCGTCTGGCCAGCGGCCACACCACCCGCACCACGAAGTACCGCCACCTGCTCGACGAGGCGCTGGGCCTGCCGCCCGGCGAGCTCGCCGTGCTCGGCCTGCTCATGCTCCGCGGCGCGCAGACGCCGGGGGAGCTGAAGGGGCGCGCCGATCGCCTGCACGCGTTCGCGGACCTCGCCGGTGTGGAGGAGGCCCTCGACGGGCTGATCGGCCGCGGCCACGCCGCCCGGCTGGAGCGCCGGCCGGGGCAGAAGGAGCAGCGCTACGCGCATCTGCTGGGGGCGGATGCCGACGCCGTCGCCGCCGAGGTTCCGGTCCCCGCTCCGCAGGCCGAGCCCGCGGCCCCGCCGCCGCCGGCCGGCCCGGGGCTGGACGAGCGCGTGGCGCGCGTGGAGGCCGAGGTGGCCGAGCTGCGCGCGGCGCTCGACGCGCTGCGCCGCGACCTCGGCGCCTGA
- a CDS encoding alpha/beta hydrolase domain-containing protein encodes MRRMIVVAAALAAVLAPAAQAQVASPEVDGPVDGGVRGYPWNHSLYALDGYTEREYFFGGTATNLARGATAPYRSRMLVRLPEDPDRFNGTVVVEWLNVTGQNDLETVWPPAGEYLMEQGAAYVGVSAQLAGVCCLPTTLKLWDPVRYAPLLHPGDDFSFDIFSQAIQALRDPSGLDPMDGLALEHVVATGASQSASRLTSFINGGYARGGIDVFTITRGGGPFDDFSTPIFHLNEEGLAEHPPDDDRYVLWEEAGTAHAPTPWWGYVWREIQRDHAAGLPVPDPLEAACSVNRGSVDYSSRALAHWTQRFLEDGTLPPSAPRIERDASGEVSRDEHGLARGGLRHPFVHVPVAYNSAEGCPLWGTHRSWSSAKIRSLYPTHDGYVAQVTAWADHELAQGWLLPADRDDVVAKAQAFDAPWTQGTCYDTANEAANERGPLSEPIGDASFDPALPLGTQRHVRDVNCNAVVPAGL; translated from the coding sequence ATGAGGCGGATGATCGTCGTCGCGGCCGCGCTGGCCGCCGTGCTCGCCCCCGCCGCGCAGGCGCAGGTGGCGAGCCCCGAGGTCGACGGACCGGTGGATGGGGGTGTGCGCGGCTACCCCTGGAACCACAGCCTCTACGCGCTCGACGGCTACACGGAGAGGGAGTACTTCTTCGGCGGCACGGCCACGAACCTGGCCCGTGGCGCCACCGCTCCGTACCGGAGCCGAATGCTCGTGCGGCTGCCCGAGGACCCGGACCGCTTCAACGGCACGGTGGTCGTGGAGTGGCTCAACGTCACGGGCCAGAACGACCTCGAGACGGTATGGCCGCCGGCGGGCGAGTACCTCATGGAGCAGGGCGCGGCGTACGTGGGCGTGTCTGCACAGCTCGCGGGGGTGTGCTGCCTGCCCACCACGCTGAAGCTCTGGGACCCGGTGCGCTACGCGCCGCTGCTGCACCCGGGCGACGACTTCTCGTTCGACATCTTCAGCCAGGCCATCCAGGCGCTGCGCGACCCATCCGGCCTCGATCCCATGGATGGCCTGGCGCTCGAGCACGTCGTGGCCACGGGCGCGTCGCAGTCGGCGTCGCGGCTCACGTCGTTCATCAACGGCGGATATGCCCGCGGGGGAATCGACGTCTTCACCATCACCCGGGGCGGCGGTCCGTTCGACGACTTCTCCACGCCGATCTTCCACCTCAACGAGGAGGGCCTCGCCGAGCACCCGCCCGACGACGACCGCTACGTGCTGTGGGAGGAGGCGGGCACCGCCCACGCCCCCACGCCGTGGTGGGGCTACGTCTGGCGGGAGATCCAGCGCGACCACGCCGCGGGCCTGCCGGTGCCCGATCCCCTGGAGGCGGCCTGCTCGGTGAACCGCGGCTCGGTCGACTACAGCTCGCGCGCGCTCGCCCACTGGACGCAGCGCTTCCTCGAGGACGGCACCCTGCCGCCGTCGGCCCCGCGCATCGAGCGCGACGCTTCCGGTGAGGTGTCGCGCGACGAGCACGGCCTGGCCAGGGGCGGCCTGCGCCATCCGTTCGTGCACGTGCCCGTGGCCTACAACTCGGCGGAGGGCTGTCCGCTCTGGGGCACCCACCGCTCTTGGAGCTCGGCCAAGATCCGGTCGCTCTACCCGACACACGACGGGTACGTGGCGCAGGTCACCGCGTGGGCCGACCACGAGCTGGCCCAGGGCTGGCTGCTGCCGGCCGACCGCGACGACGTCGTGGCCAAGGCGCAGGCGTTCGACGCTCCCTGGACCCAGGGCACCTGCTACGACACCGCCAACGAGGCGGCCAACGAGCGCGGGCCGCTGTCGGAGCCGATCGGTGACGCCAGCTTCGACCCCGCGCTGCCGCTCGGCACGCAGCGGCACGTGCGCGACGTCAACTGCAACGCGGTCGTGCCCGCCGGGCTCTGA